In Leptospira harrisiae, a genomic segment contains:
- a CDS encoding ATP-binding protein, translated as MIPKRAEVGSLMYEWNGTKEIQVEVGIRRGLPHFQILGCASLSTKESKDRIRLALEASGYQFPLETIIINLKPAHIPKRMVCLDLAMAVGILLATDQIKEQERQILFLGGLGLDGSVVGGKELLPYLWQNQDQNGVSVCLPRSLEKETLPEGQYYFLDHLDEVRDLTGVLPNCRGIPSPQSEPLTWDHVLLDPYQMKVFQGLMYSLLGKHHSLLLGSPGSGKTMLHRMLESLLPSKETRDLKNQGIWTFEGEFEIPSNKRPFRSPHHSATEVGLVGGGLPFQPGEISKAFGGILYLDEALEFKDRILESLRMPMEDSYLEIVRMNEKTKLKTDFTLMLSANPCPCGNYHSNQVCHCSLQRIRLYLQKISGAFLDRITIFQTLFETTNDRCIKLEELKMKQTILERFAFRNTNIIPENEETKIQKILDTENQTKQLSLRKKKQIISLARTIADWNLSPRTKEVHIWEAVDYCIGYQWIYSLG; from the coding sequence GTGATCCCCAAACGCGCAGAAGTTGGTAGCTTAATGTATGAATGGAATGGGACAAAAGAAATCCAAGTGGAGGTGGGGATACGAAGAGGTCTGCCCCATTTTCAAATTTTAGGTTGTGCTTCTCTCTCCACCAAAGAGTCCAAAGACCGCATCCGTTTGGCTCTGGAGGCTTCTGGGTACCAGTTCCCACTCGAAACCATCATCATCAATTTAAAGCCAGCTCATATACCCAAAAGGATGGTCTGTTTGGATCTGGCGATGGCTGTGGGCATCCTCCTTGCTACTGATCAAATCAAAGAACAGGAAAGGCAGATTCTGTTTTTAGGTGGTTTGGGACTGGATGGTTCTGTCGTGGGAGGAAAGGAACTTTTGCCTTATCTCTGGCAAAATCAGGACCAGAATGGAGTTTCTGTCTGTCTTCCTCGTTCCCTAGAAAAAGAAACACTACCGGAAGGCCAGTATTACTTTTTAGACCACTTAGATGAAGTTCGTGACTTAACAGGTGTCCTGCCAAACTGCCGAGGGATTCCTTCTCCGCAATCGGAACCTCTCACTTGGGATCATGTTTTATTAGATCCATACCAAATGAAAGTGTTCCAAGGTCTTATGTATTCCCTCCTCGGAAAACACCATAGCCTACTATTAGGAAGCCCAGGTTCGGGAAAAACTATGCTCCACCGTATGTTAGAATCCTTATTGCCCTCAAAAGAGACAAGAGACCTTAAAAACCAAGGAATTTGGACTTTCGAAGGAGAGTTTGAAATTCCCTCCAACAAACGTCCGTTTCGCTCCCCTCACCATTCCGCTACCGAAGTAGGACTCGTAGGTGGAGGACTTCCCTTCCAACCTGGAGAAATCTCAAAAGCCTTTGGAGGAATCTTATACTTAGATGAAGCTTTGGAATTCAAAGATCGAATTTTAGAAAGTTTACGAATGCCAATGGAAGATTCGTATTTAGAAATTGTTAGGATGAATGAAAAGACAAAATTAAAAACAGATTTTACGTTGATGTTATCAGCGAACCCCTGTCCTTGTGGAAATTATCATAGTAACCAAGTGTGTCACTGTTCCTTGCAGAGGATTCGTTTGTATTTACAAAAAATTAGCGGGGCTTTTTTAGATCGAATCACAATCTTTCAAACCTTATTCGAAACAACAAATGATCGGTGTATCAAACTAGAAGAATTAAAAATGAAACAAACTATTTTGGAAAGGTTTGCCTTTCGAAACACAAACATAATTCCTGAAAATGAAGAAACCAAAATCCAAAAAATTTTAGATACAGAAAATCAAACGAAACAACTGTCCCTACGAAAGAAAAAACAAATCATTTCTTTAGCAAGGACCATTGCAGATTGGAACCTATCCCCCCGAACCAAGGAAGTACATATTTGGGAAGCAGTGGACTATTGCATCGGCTACCAATGGATTTACAGTTTAGGGTGA
- a CDS encoding peptidoglycan DD-metalloendopeptidase family protein, producing MSQVVRFYSFFVSCSRFFPFNPDILIVKALRLVTFSLWFLSGTVLLANPFQKIHSEINESLPGGESGMFRLFGSQSQESEVHKLFSVGVNASTDEEEVELASLDLPKYIDVSPVVSNTVVHESGIIVKKYAVQKKDNLSKIARSFSIELSKLKKHNGLSNDQLKIGQVLEIPVQVKNASSSRVVLKKIFIMPVPQSRVTSRYGRRVDPFNKYNRVYHTGLDLAAKVGAPVLSAADGEVVFTGRNGGYGNSVTIQHKNGYKTVYAHCSQILVEVGETVKMGRVVALVGRTGTATGAHLHFEVFRNGKIMNPESALSITEKQVTRLPKSEVAGM from the coding sequence TTGTCGCAAGTAGTCCGTTTTTATTCTTTCTTTGTTTCTTGTTCAAGATTCTTCCCTTTTAATCCCGATATTCTAATCGTGAAAGCACTTCGGTTGGTAACATTTTCTCTTTGGTTTCTTTCTGGAACCGTTCTCCTTGCCAATCCCTTTCAAAAAATCCACTCAGAAATCAATGAATCACTCCCTGGCGGAGAATCTGGGATGTTTCGTCTCTTTGGTTCCCAATCGCAAGAATCAGAAGTTCACAAACTCTTTTCGGTAGGTGTCAATGCATCGACTGACGAGGAAGAAGTGGAACTTGCTTCACTAGATCTCCCTAAATACATAGATGTTTCTCCTGTTGTGAGTAATACAGTGGTTCATGAATCTGGTATCATCGTAAAAAAATATGCAGTTCAAAAAAAAGACAATCTATCCAAAATTGCTAGGTCCTTTTCGATTGAACTTTCCAAATTAAAAAAACACAATGGACTCTCCAATGACCAATTGAAAATTGGACAAGTTTTGGAAATACCAGTCCAAGTGAAGAATGCTTCTTCTTCTCGAGTTGTTCTTAAAAAAATCTTCATAATGCCCGTTCCTCAAAGCCGAGTGACCTCCCGATATGGTCGACGTGTAGATCCTTTCAACAAATACAACCGAGTGTATCATACAGGTCTTGACTTAGCAGCGAAAGTGGGTGCTCCCGTTTTATCTGCCGCAGATGGAGAAGTTGTTTTTACTGGTCGCAACGGTGGGTATGGAAATTCAGTCACCATCCAACATAAAAATGGGTATAAAACAGTTTACGCCCATTGTTCACAGATTTTAGTTGAGGTTGGGGAAACGGTGAAGATGGGTCGTGTGGTGGCACTTGTCGGTAGGACAGGAACAGCAACAGGAGCTCATTTGCATTTTGAAGTGTTTCGAAACGGGAAAATTATGAATCCTGAATCGGCTCTGAGTATCACTGAAAAACAAGTCACTAGACTCCCCAAATCTGAAGTAGCCGGAATGTAA
- the gspD gene encoding type II secretion system secretin GspD gives MRNRLPLVLLSICLYVFVTPSFSQEKGKPKSKSSPEPASFTADWRDTELKDFLMGMSAIIKKNILIDDAVKGKKVTIISQKRVKIEDAYGFMKSVLETQGFGLIEENDLIKVVKIKDALAKSPIVRIGKDPVSESEVSLNKTITQIVPLEFSNAVELEPILKRVTSPDTDIIIPKNQNTLIFSGSTSDINKLLKLVDNLDVRADGPGSISSAGDIHIYTLEYNEAEKLAAILVKLDMPDAPMAPTQSGQPGEPGPDGKPPTPQPVAQAPKVPGKQDKIKAVAHKESNSLIVTATPQEWEEIKKIIKILDTPRKQVLLEVLIVELSSTDLNDFGIDWRYQELAYGQFNTGLAAQGGVIDKNGRPTNVNTLSGFSLGFIRRGGQQIIGILNANSTNENFNVLSAPQILTLDNQEAEINVGQDVPVRTQNRNAGLGGDNAVTVANFEYRPTGIKLKFTPHINKNNRITLDLYQEIKNVAGISSEATGGNPTFNKRDIKTTIVVDNIQTIVIGGLLSNDKQKKVQKIPILGEIPLLGTLFRRTTNQNRKTNLMVFLTPHILDDRDKSDRMTIQKKNEQERMVDEREKKLR, from the coding sequence ATGAGAAATCGTCTTCCTTTAGTATTACTTAGTATTTGCCTTTATGTATTTGTGACACCGAGCTTTTCCCAAGAAAAGGGAAAACCAAAAAGTAAATCTTCCCCGGAGCCTGCGAGTTTTACTGCCGATTGGAGAGATACTGAACTCAAAGATTTTCTCATGGGAATGAGTGCCATCATCAAAAAAAATATCCTCATAGATGATGCCGTGAAAGGAAAAAAAGTAACCATCATTTCTCAAAAACGCGTTAAGATCGAAGACGCTTATGGATTTATGAAATCCGTTTTAGAAACGCAAGGGTTTGGTCTCATCGAAGAAAATGACCTCATCAAAGTAGTCAAGATCAAAGATGCCCTCGCTAAATCACCCATCGTTCGGATTGGTAAAGATCCGGTTTCGGAATCGGAAGTTTCACTAAATAAAACAATCACTCAAATTGTTCCTTTGGAATTTTCGAATGCGGTGGAATTGGAACCAATCCTTAAAAGGGTTACTTCTCCCGATACAGACATCATCATTCCTAAAAACCAAAACACTTTGATTTTTTCCGGTTCTACTTCTGATATCAATAAGTTACTTAAGTTAGTAGATAACTTGGATGTAAGAGCAGATGGTCCAGGATCAATATCTTCTGCAGGTGATATTCATATTTATACTTTGGAATACAACGAGGCGGAAAAACTCGCTGCAATCTTAGTGAAATTGGATATGCCGGATGCTCCTATGGCACCGACCCAAAGTGGCCAACCTGGCGAACCTGGCCCGGATGGAAAGCCACCGACTCCACAGCCAGTTGCCCAAGCACCGAAAGTTCCTGGGAAACAAGATAAAATTAAAGCAGTGGCTCATAAAGAGTCAAATTCACTCATCGTGACAGCAACTCCTCAAGAATGGGAAGAGATCAAAAAAATCATTAAAATTTTAGATACTCCCAGGAAACAAGTGTTACTTGAAGTCCTGATCGTGGAACTAAGCTCCACTGACTTAAATGACTTTGGAATTGATTGGCGTTACCAAGAATTAGCCTATGGACAGTTTAACACGGGTCTTGCGGCGCAAGGGGGAGTGATTGATAAAAATGGACGACCCACAAATGTTAACACATTGTCTGGATTTTCCCTTGGGTTCATTCGTCGCGGTGGACAACAAATCATCGGTATCTTAAACGCAAACTCAACCAATGAAAATTTCAATGTATTGTCTGCTCCACAAATTTTGACTTTGGACAACCAGGAGGCAGAAATCAATGTCGGTCAGGATGTTCCCGTAAGAACACAAAATCGTAACGCCGGTCTTGGTGGAGACAACGCAGTAACGGTTGCTAACTTTGAATACAGACCCACTGGGATTAAACTCAAGTTCACCCCACATATTAATAAAAACAATCGAATCACTCTTGATCTTTACCAAGAAATTAAAAACGTAGCCGGGATTTCATCAGAAGCCACAGGGGGAAACCCGACGTTTAACAAACGAGATATCAAAACAACGATTGTTGTGGACAATATCCAAACCATCGTGATTGGGGGACTACTTTCCAATGACAAACAAAAGAAAGTGCAAAAAATTCCTATTTTAGGGGAGATTCCACTTCTCGGAACTTTATTTCGCAGAACTACCAATCAAAACCGTAAAACCAATTTGATGGTATTTTTGACACCGCATATTCTAGACGACCGAGATAAATCGGATCGTATGACCATCCAAAAGAAGAATGAACAAGAAAGGATGGTCGACGAACGAGAAAAGAAATTACGATGA
- a CDS encoding ribonuclease HII has translation MGCVSFDLPTLEKIKNGEILKGLRDSKKIPEPKRIELRSEILRHVSYYRVAFVSAKFIDRYNINQAIFYGMNRCLPTNLQPFEFNTAAHEKLHLSTSTYDGETNRNEDKLLNTKPYLLADGNYKLKITKPIEGYFSLPKGDDLIPSISAASILAKTYRDEYMEKMDLKYPGYGFAKHKGYGTEEHRDALLKLGISPIHRLSFCKFLRSEGSEPTLF, from the coding sequence GTGGGCTGTGTTTCCTTTGACCTTCCTACCTTAGAAAAAATCAAAAATGGCGAAATCTTAAAAGGTCTTCGCGATTCTAAAAAAATTCCTGAACCCAAACGTATCGAACTTAGATCGGAAATTTTAAGACATGTATCTTATTATCGTGTGGCCTTTGTTAGCGCCAAGTTCATTGATCGTTATAATATCAACCAAGCTATTTTTTATGGGATGAACCGCTGTTTGCCGACAAACCTACAACCATTTGAATTCAATACTGCTGCGCATGAAAAATTGCATTTGTCCACTTCTACTTACGATGGAGAGACAAATCGCAATGAAGACAAATTGTTAAATACTAAGCCTTATCTCCTCGCCGATGGAAATTATAAACTAAAGATCACAAAACCTATAGAAGGTTATTTTTCGCTTCCCAAAGGAGATGATTTGATTCCTTCCATTTCTGCGGCATCGATCCTTGCCAAAACCTATAGAGATGAATATATGGAAAAAATGGATTTAAAATACCCAGGTTATGGGTTTGCCAAACACAAGGGTTACGGAACCGAAGAACATAGGGATGCCCTTTTGAAACTCGGAATTTCTCCCATCCACCGGTTGAGTTTTTGTAAATTTCTCCGATCTGAAGGAAGTGAACCCACTCTTTTCTAA
- a CDS encoding type II secretion system-associated lipoprotein, with protein MPLVLLLVFSHCSQRLIKKERLREINEYYDGKTYALQDEIKFSQTEVWKKGTLVKIYIESTPSLLKLKVYPIAESRESSVGKLAAYIINDDIKKKQYDLEDVEEWVGKKFTLVEPSVKKKK; from the coding sequence ATTCCCCTCGTTCTTCTCCTTGTGTTCAGTCATTGTTCCCAACGGTTGATTAAAAAAGAAAGATTAAGGGAAATCAATGAATACTATGATGGAAAGACGTATGCATTACAAGATGAGATCAAATTCTCTCAAACGGAAGTTTGGAAAAAAGGAACACTTGTAAAGATATACATTGAATCCACACCTTCACTTTTGAAATTGAAGGTGTATCCCATTGCAGAGTCTAGAGAGTCTTCTGTGGGAAAATTGGCGGCTTATATCATTAATGATGATATAAAAAAGAAGCAGTATGACTTGGAAGATGTCGAAGAATGGGTGGGAAAAAAATTCACTCTTGTCGAGCCCAGTGTCAAAAAAAAGAAATAA
- a CDS encoding HD domain-containing phosphohydrolase, translated as MRKISIRDLEPGSKFTKSIYLDKDTVFVGAEQPITQQDLDRLVQFGITFVLTDGEKVLAEGGDKTTAGAGPGYFDTNLPFYQDDENSTRFKYLLEKTNTTKVEFNSVFKDCFELVQKTYKSASEGRYTEIREFREIAERIADHTKANAQIPILLLSHSHSGYYLYTHICYATFFSVMLGNFLEFSRPKLIDLALASLFADIGMVTVPEEVSEKKGALSELDLKTIKRHPVTGYQILTQRLKLKNSLAIVALQHHEAVDGTGYPQRILANQIEELTKVFMIADQFAAMIHPRPYRQAILPYEAMKIMISENVNRFDLKMVRLFLNKLSMFPVGSGVVLSDLRMGMVIESNKDKPLRPVIRVTKDAEGKRLKHLEFVDLMKDLNLYIQQAIPFSQIY; from the coding sequence ATGCGGAAAATTTCCATTCGAGATCTTGAACCTGGCTCGAAGTTTACTAAGTCAATTTATTTAGATAAAGATACAGTTTTTGTTGGAGCTGAGCAACCCATCACTCAACAAGATTTAGACCGCTTGGTCCAATTCGGAATCACCTTTGTTTTAACAGATGGTGAAAAGGTATTGGCCGAAGGTGGAGACAAAACCACAGCAGGTGCAGGGCCAGGTTACTTCGATACCAATCTTCCTTTTTATCAGGATGATGAAAACTCGACTCGTTTTAAGTATCTATTAGAAAAAACCAATACAACTAAGGTTGAGTTCAATTCTGTTTTCAAAGACTGTTTTGAATTGGTACAAAAAACCTATAAATCGGCATCTGAGGGTCGTTATACGGAGATCCGAGAGTTCCGTGAGATTGCAGAAAGAATCGCCGATCATACAAAAGCGAACGCACAGATACCTATTTTACTTTTATCACATTCTCATTCTGGATATTATCTATACACTCATATATGTTATGCGACATTCTTTTCTGTGATGTTAGGAAACTTTTTAGAGTTTTCTAGACCTAAATTAATCGATTTAGCATTGGCTTCTCTATTTGCAGATATCGGAATGGTGACAGTCCCCGAAGAAGTTTCTGAGAAAAAAGGTGCCCTTTCTGAATTAGATTTAAAAACCATCAAACGCCATCCAGTGACTGGTTACCAAATCCTCACTCAAAGATTGAAATTAAAAAATTCCCTTGCAATCGTTGCCTTACAACACCATGAAGCAGTGGATGGAACTGGGTATCCACAAAGGATTTTGGCAAACCAAATTGAAGAACTCACAAAAGTTTTTATGATTGCAGACCAATTTGCTGCGATGATCCATCCAAGACCGTATAGACAAGCTATCCTTCCTTATGAAGCAATGAAAATTATGATTAGCGAAAACGTGAACCGTTTTGATTTAAAAATGGTAAGATTATTTTTGAATAAACTTTCTATGTTTCCTGTGGGGTCCGGTGTGGTTCTTTCTGACCTAAGAATGGGTATGGTCATTGAATCCAATAAAGATAAACCCCTTCGTCCCGTCATTCGAGTCACTAAAGATGCAGAAGGCAAACGTCTAAAACATTTAGAATTTGTGGACCTTATGAAAGACCTCAATCTCTACATCCAACAAGCCATTCCTTTTTCCCAAATTTACTAA
- a CDS encoding general secretion pathway protein GspC, whose protein sequence is MNLILQRIQSSQFLTLIPAVLLFSFSLAYLLKLVLLLLFSTETGISVAGNTRPKQMRQEVILAVSTYEDIVTGNLIRGQVYDPNDTTKRGADGAPLDPEIAQDNGDDDQMLVTGTLSGHWSFARVTIREKQNNDSEEYGTGEMVGGYKVQTIEQHYVVLKKGGLSLRVNIGETPAQAKERIRPKDAAAVSSLGPSSQTVQKVLSREDVNRKLKDPNTIYKNARFGPHLVDGKIEGYKIYQVAKDHVFYSLGARGGDIIKRVNGMPLNETEKMLEIWGSIKQAPKITVDLERQGKIITYEFIIRN, encoded by the coding sequence ATGAATCTAATCCTTCAAAGAATCCAGTCGAGTCAGTTTTTGACTTTAATTCCGGCTGTATTACTCTTTTCTTTTTCTTTGGCTTACCTATTGAAGTTGGTCCTTCTTCTTTTGTTTTCTACAGAAACTGGGATCAGTGTCGCTGGAAATACCCGTCCGAAACAAATGCGCCAAGAAGTGATTTTGGCAGTGAGTACGTACGAAGACATCGTAACAGGAAATTTAATCCGCGGCCAAGTGTATGATCCAAATGATACCACCAAACGCGGAGCAGATGGTGCGCCACTCGATCCAGAAATTGCTCAGGACAATGGGGACGATGACCAAATGCTTGTGACAGGAACCCTTTCTGGTCACTGGTCTTTTGCTCGGGTCACCATCCGAGAAAAACAAAACAACGATTCTGAAGAATATGGAACGGGTGAGATGGTGGGTGGTTACAAAGTCCAAACCATCGAACAACATTACGTGGTGTTAAAAAAAGGTGGCCTTAGCCTTCGGGTCAACATTGGTGAAACCCCTGCGCAAGCAAAAGAACGGATTCGTCCAAAAGATGCGGCTGCCGTTTCAAGTTTAGGGCCTTCCAGCCAAACGGTTCAAAAAGTTCTTTCCCGTGAAGACGTAAACAGGAAATTGAAGGACCCGAACACTATCTATAAAAATGCAAGGTTTGGCCCTCATTTGGTAGACGGAAAGATCGAGGGTTACAAGATCTATCAGGTGGCAAAAGACCATGTATTTTATTCCCTAGGTGCTCGTGGTGGGGATATCATCAAACGTGTCAATGGAATGCCTCTGAACGAAACAGAGAAAATGTTGGAAATTTGGGGTTCGATCAAACAAGCCCCAAAAATTACAGTGGATTTAGAGAGACAAGGCAAAATAATCACATATGAATTTATCATTCGGAATTAA
- the rplS gene encoding 50S ribosomal protein L19, whose translation MNQILETALAGEAKNELNFEIGDTVKVHYKIVESGKERVQVYEGVVISIANKSQSKTFTVRRVSYDIGVERIFPLHSPRIAKIELVRKGSVRRAKLFYLRDKKGKAGRIKERKGGQAIVAKDKKRQDEASKAALAQAKAAEAPSA comes from the coding sequence ATGAATCAGATTCTAGAAACAGCACTCGCAGGCGAAGCAAAGAACGAACTTAATTTCGAAATTGGTGATACTGTAAAAGTTCACTACAAAATCGTTGAATCTGGAAAAGAACGTGTTCAGGTTTACGAAGGTGTTGTGATCTCCATTGCGAACAAATCACAAAGCAAAACTTTCACTGTAAGACGTGTTTCTTACGATATCGGAGTGGAAAGAATTTTCCCACTTCATAGCCCAAGAATTGCAAAGATCGAACTCGTTCGTAAAGGATCTGTTCGTCGTGCAAAACTTTTCTATCTCCGTGATAAAAAAGGAAAAGCGGGACGTATCAAAGAAAGAAAAGGCGGACAAGCAATTGTTGCCAAAGATAAAAAGAGACAGGATGAGGCTTCTAAAGCCGCTCTTGCACAAGCAAAAGCTGCAGAAGCACCTAGCGCATAA
- a CDS encoding EscU/YscU/HrcU family type III secretion system export apparatus switch protein produces the protein MKQKMAALAYNPNLHAAPKLVAKAEGRFAENLIRIAREAGVLVIRDEVMIQTLDHLPNGKEIPRDLYEAVAAVFRILVLERQKKNN, from the coding sequence ATGAAACAGAAGATGGCAGCCCTTGCTTATAATCCAAACCTCCATGCGGCACCGAAACTCGTAGCAAAAGCCGAAGGTAGGTTTGCAGAAAATTTGATTCGTATCGCTCGTGAGGCAGGTGTTCTTGTCATACGTGATGAAGTCATGATTCAAACCTTAGATCATCTCCCTAATGGGAAAGAAATTCCGAGAGATTTGTATGAAGCTGTGGCTGCAGTGTTTCGAATCCTTGTTTTAGAGAGACAAAAGAAAAACAATTGA
- a CDS encoding YraN family protein yields MPKKTDLGRLGEGLGCEYLVSLGHTILFRNYRKSFGELDIISLWNNSLHCSEVKTWDERNGFHPLECFHETKRMRMRKVYYYLIREIPAFVHLTPSFNLIHITEKKEVRFYSSIF; encoded by the coding sequence ATGCCAAAAAAAACGGACCTAGGGAGACTAGGAGAAGGTTTGGGATGTGAATACTTGGTTTCTCTTGGTCATACCATCCTTTTTCGCAACTACCGAAAGTCCTTCGGTGAATTAGACATAATTAGTTTGTGGAACAATTCACTTCATTGTTCTGAAGTCAAAACTTGGGATGAAAGGAACGGATTTCATCCCTTGGAATGCTTTCATGAGACAAAACGTATGAGAATGCGGAAGGTATATTACTATTTAATCAGAGAAATACCGGCTTTTGTTCACCTAACACCTTCTTTTAATTTGATCCATATCACTGAAAAAAAGGAAGTGCGTTTTTATTCGTCAATCTTCTAA
- the trmD gene encoding tRNA (guanosine(37)-N1)-methyltransferase TrmD, protein MKFNFITLFPEKITSYFDTGIPGKAVKQGVVEINTVHLRDFADNKHQKVDDTIYGGGPGMLLQVGPIFRALESLGENKGKVILLSPSGELFNQTLAREIFESSETITLISGYYEGVDHRVTEHLIDREVAIGNYVISSGDLAALVVADCLSRFVPGFLGKEESLLEESHNETEELEYPQYTKPYDFMGWTVPDVLLGGHHEEIRKWRQKNRKTRNHS, encoded by the coding sequence TTGAAGTTTAATTTCATCACTCTTTTTCCAGAAAAAATCACCTCTTACTTTGATACAGGAATCCCTGGAAAAGCCGTAAAACAAGGGGTGGTAGAAATCAATACTGTCCACCTTCGCGACTTTGCGGACAACAAACACCAAAAGGTAGATGATACAATTTATGGCGGGGGACCTGGGATGCTTTTGCAAGTGGGACCCATTTTTCGGGCCCTAGAATCCCTTGGGGAAAATAAAGGGAAGGTCATCTTACTTAGCCCTTCCGGTGAACTTTTTAACCAGACTTTAGCTCGGGAGATTTTTGAATCCTCGGAGACCATCACTTTGATTTCCGGGTACTACGAAGGGGTCGACCATCGTGTCACGGAGCATTTAATTGACAGGGAAGTGGCCATTGGAAACTATGTTATTTCATCGGGGGATTTAGCTGCTCTCGTTGTTGCCGATTGCCTGTCTCGGTTTGTTCCGGGATTTTTAGGAAAAGAAGAAAGCCTTCTAGAAGAATCGCACAATGAAACAGAAGAATTAGAATACCCCCAATATACAAAACCCTATGATTTTATGGGTTGGACAGTTCCTGATGTGCTCCTTGGGGGTCATCATGAAGAGATCCGGAAATGGCGGCAAAAAAACCGCAAAACAAGAAATCATTCTTAG